In the Clostridium beijerinckii genome, one interval contains:
- a CDS encoding TetR/AcrR family transcriptional regulator: MVQKRNLTKEKIIESSFLLADEIGLNQITFQKIAEKLDIKYPSLYNHFANIEELKIKMTIYFLNNLNSTLMERLIGKSGETAIREFAYVYRDFAFENKSGYKLYVNIPSTESDEVKRLASESNAIIRKILDFYSSDKIFIIHKSRALRSLLHGFVSLSSHGYFQNPVNLEDSFKLMIDDFILSISEK, from the coding sequence ATGGTTCAGAAACGAAATTTAACTAAGGAAAAAATTATTGAATCTTCTTTTTTACTAGCTGATGAAATTGGACTTAATCAAATTACTTTCCAAAAGATTGCAGAAAAACTGGATATAAAATATCCGTCTTTATATAATCATTTTGCCAACATTGAAGAGCTTAAAATAAAAATGACCATATACTTTTTAAATAACTTAAATTCAACTTTAATGGAGCGACTAATCGGGAAAAGTGGAGAGACTGCAATAAGAGAATTTGCTTATGTATATCGAGATTTTGCATTTGAAAACAAGAGTGGCTATAAGCTTTACGTGAATATCCCAAGTACTGAAAGTGATGAAGTTAAGCGCTTAGCTAGTGAAAGTAATGCAATAATACGTAAAATTTTAGACTTTTATAGCAGTGATAAAATATTTATAATTCATAAAAGCAGGGCTTTAAGAAGTCTATTACATGGATTCGTTTCCTTAAGCTCTCACGGATATTTTCAAAATCCAGTCAATTTAGAAGACAGCTTTAAATTAATGATAGATGACTTTATTTTATCAATATCAGAAAAATAA
- a CDS encoding methyl-accepting chemotaxis protein produces the protein MKNIKTKVILLVVAVCFFSLLCSSTISYYLFYKTTVVESKDKLGALSEKYAETIDNWMATQGNFVNQTAENIEFNNNYDGINLLKYMKVKAESNTDIMDIYFGFEDKSFVDEDGWIPDNDFNCTERDWYKDALKSDSVIYSDPYIDFETKKLVVTVAKSVKKDGAVIGVLGTDINMESISNEVQKAQPINNSYGFLLDEKDEFVIHPNKDFQSSADKLKNIRDVLGGSLSSMVGKDSSESNIVKLKDYDGINKYFATAPITSSKWTMGIAVPNAEFLKPLTGLIISFIAMFVFLMVIFSMVALYFASKISRPISLVTNLINKTTSLDLEMKKEDEFEKLLQSKDEIGIIARAVTSLRKELRETIEVLKEKSKELLDHSEGIAVSTNETLQGIQGISATVDQLSVGALDQARNTELTSEKLLHLGEKIDVSSNNADLVTKFSKKSQHISEDGISASRDLMDNINANNEALEKVIRNIDLLSNKSGSAGKIINTIQAISEQTNLLALNAAIEAAKAGEAGKGFAVVADEIRKLSEQTSNSTKEIECIVNEIIREINAAKKSMDEEKNIMTEVSKTTKEAINTFQLINSTFDDTIENIEELTSNIKSIDENKDSAISSIQEISAVAEQSAASIEEVSATVSEQSNSMEKISHSVIELKNIADKLEQIVGKFNV, from the coding sequence ATGAAAAACATTAAGACAAAAGTTATTCTATTGGTCGTAGCAGTTTGTTTTTTTAGTTTATTATGTTCTTCGACGATAAGTTATTATCTTTTTTATAAAACTACTGTGGTTGAATCAAAGGATAAACTAGGGGCACTATCTGAAAAATATGCAGAAACTATAGACAATTGGATGGCTACTCAAGGAAACTTTGTTAATCAAACAGCGGAGAACATCGAATTTAACAATAATTATGATGGGATAAACCTTTTGAAATATATGAAAGTTAAAGCAGAGTCAAATACCGATATTATGGATATATATTTTGGTTTTGAAGATAAAAGTTTTGTTGATGAAGATGGATGGATACCTGATAATGACTTTAATTGTACAGAGAGAGATTGGTATAAAGATGCTTTAAAAAGTGACTCAGTAATTTATTCTGATCCATACATAGATTTTGAAACTAAGAAGTTAGTCGTTACAGTTGCAAAATCAGTTAAAAAAGATGGAGCAGTCATAGGCGTTTTAGGTACTGACATAAATATGGAAAGTATCTCTAACGAGGTTCAGAAGGCACAACCTATAAATAACAGTTATGGATTCTTATTAGATGAAAAAGATGAATTTGTGATTCATCCAAATAAAGATTTTCAATCAAGTGCAGATAAGCTAAAGAATATTAGAGATGTATTAGGTGGAAGTTTAAGTAGCATGGTTGGAAAGGATAGTTCTGAATCTAATATTGTAAAGCTAAAAGATTATGATGGAATAAATAAATATTTTGCAACAGCTCCTATTACTTCTTCAAAATGGACAATGGGTATTGCAGTTCCAAATGCTGAATTTTTAAAACCGCTAACCGGTTTAATTATCAGTTTTATTGCCATGTTTGTATTTTTAATGGTTATTTTTTCTATGGTTGCTTTATATTTTGCAAGTAAAATATCAAGACCGATTTCATTGGTAACTAATTTAATAAATAAAACTACTAGCCTAGATTTAGAAATGAAGAAAGAAGATGAATTCGAGAAATTACTTCAAAGTAAAGATGAAATTGGAATTATTGCTAGAGCTGTAACATCGCTAAGAAAAGAGTTAAGGGAAACTATTGAAGTTCTTAAAGAAAAATCAAAAGAGTTACTTGATCATTCAGAAGGAATTGCAGTTTCAACTAATGAAACGCTTCAGGGAATTCAAGGTATTTCTGCAACGGTGGATCAGCTTTCAGTTGGCGCATTAGACCAAGCAAGGAATACAGAACTTACTTCTGAAAAATTATTGCATCTTGGAGAGAAAATAGATGTCTCATCAAATAATGCAGATTTAGTAACAAAGTTTTCAAAAAAATCGCAGCATATTAGCGAAGATGGTATTAGTGCTTCAAGGGATCTTATGGATAATATCAATGCTAATAATGAAGCTTTGGAAAAAGTAATTAGAAATATAGACTTATTATCTAATAAATCAGGATCTGCAGGCAAAATAATAAATACAATTCAAGCGATTTCAGAACAAACTAATCTTCTTGCATTAAATGCAGCAATTGAGGCGGCAAAAGCAGGGGAAGCAGGTAAGGGATTTGCGGTTGTAGCAGATGAGATACGAAAACTTTCAGAACAGACTTCAAATTCCACTAAGGAAATAGAATGCATTGTAAATGAAATTATAAGAGAGATAAATGCAGCTAAGAAAAGCATGGATGAAGAAAAAAACATAATGACAGAAGTAAGCAAAACTACTAAAGAAGCTATTAATACATTCCAACTTATAAATAGTACATTTGATGATACTATAGAAAATATAGAAGAGTTAACTTCTAATATAAAGTCTATAGATGAAAATAAAGATTCAGCAATAAGCAGCATTCAAGAAATTTCAGCTGTAGCAGAGCAGTCAGCAGCTTCAATTGAAGAAGTTTCAGCAACTGTTTCAGAGCAATCTAATTCTATGGAAAAGATATCACATTCTGTAATAGAGCTTAAGAATATTGCAGATAAATTAGAACAAATAGTTGGAAAGTTTAATGTATAG
- a CDS encoding HAMP domain-containing sensor histidine kinase, which translates to MERVKKQKSISKIFAIYIMFFCIVTILLAIFDFILFQIGLNSGFILPANYYEQKIEKQREEIAKAEGVKVKDFIPDECNYIVYDSIGNVFYSNVSEAKATDIWNLVQSDKRSKGKYYYKFISRENGICVVEYTIGASFVSPVLKKYVQNAELSFVFIYFILFSIEIIILSRCFRRRISKELHVLKETTENIQMENLEFEVKYSNILEINEVISALGKMKTELNDSLSKQWKMEEARKEQIAALAHDIKTPLTIIKGNSELLSELNLKADQAEFNDSIINEVKNIEDYIKSLIEIMKTEKESILEKKKIKLEEFIQDIIEQGISIGINKKVEFRNEIKHIPEVIIGDELALKRALSNVISNAVEYCSENGKIAFGVDSDNDNIRFTIEDSGRGFTEEELQLATEQFFQGDKSRNSKNHYGMGLYIAKKFMEKHNGNISLGKSEKLGGAKVVIELPILFN; encoded by the coding sequence ATGGAAAGAGTGAAGAAGCAAAAAAGCATTTCTAAGATTTTCGCAATATATATAATGTTCTTTTGTATAGTTACAATTCTTTTAGCTATATTTGATTTTATTCTATTTCAAATTGGTTTGAATAGTGGGTTTATTTTACCAGCAAACTACTATGAGCAGAAAATTGAAAAACAAAGAGAAGAAATAGCAAAAGCAGAGGGTGTTAAAGTAAAAGACTTTATACCGGATGAGTGTAATTATATAGTTTATGATTCTATTGGAAATGTATTTTATAGCAATGTATCAGAAGCTAAAGCAACAGATATTTGGAATCTTGTACAAAGTGATAAGAGAAGTAAAGGAAAATATTATTATAAATTTATTTCTAGGGAGAATGGAATCTGTGTAGTTGAATACACCATAGGGGCAAGTTTTGTTAGCCCTGTTTTGAAAAAGTATGTTCAAAATGCTGAGCTTAGTTTTGTTTTTATATATTTTATTTTGTTTAGCATTGAAATTATAATTCTATCTAGGTGTTTTAGAAGAAGAATATCGAAAGAACTACATGTTTTAAAAGAGACTACAGAAAATATACAGATGGAAAACTTAGAATTTGAGGTGAAGTATTCAAATATATTAGAAATCAATGAAGTCATTTCTGCGCTCGGTAAAATGAAGACAGAGTTGAATGATTCTCTAAGTAAACAATGGAAGATGGAAGAAGCACGTAAAGAGCAAATAGCAGCATTGGCTCATGATATAAAGACACCATTAACAATTATTAAGGGAAACTCTGAGCTTTTAAGTGAACTTAATTTAAAAGCAGATCAAGCCGAATTTAACGATAGTATAATAAACGAGGTTAAAAATATAGAAGATTATATTAAATCATTAATAGAAATTATGAAAACTGAGAAAGAATCAATATTAGAAAAAAAGAAAATAAAGTTAGAAGAATTTATACAGGATATAATTGAACAAGGAATTTCCATAGGTATAAATAAAAAAGTAGAGTTTAGAAATGAAATTAAACATATTCCAGAAGTTATTATAGGAGATGAACTGGCTTTAAAGCGAGCTTTAAGCAATGTTATTTCGAACGCGGTTGAATATTGCTCCGAAAATGGGAAAATAGCATTTGGGGTTGATTCAGATAATGATAATATAAGATTCACCATTGAAGATTCAGGAAGAGGATTTACAGAAGAGGAATTACAGTTAGCTACAGAGCAGTTTTTCCAAGGCGACAAGAGTAGAAATTCCAAAAATCATTATGGTATGGGTTTATATATTGCAAAAAAATTTATGGAAAAACACAACGGGAATATTTCACTTGGAAAATCAGAAAAACTTGGAGGGGCTAAAGTTGTTATAGAATTACCCATTTTATTTAATTAA
- a CDS encoding response regulator transcription factor, whose translation MAYILAIDDEQGILKVIKGALEREGHNVTIVSNPTDISKDQYVKYDLILLDVMMPEIDGFSLCKEIRSLVDCPIIFLTAKTMEQDIVMGLSIGGDDYISKPFGIGELRARVAAHLRREHREKQNAFSISDIKFNITAKEAYYNEELVPFTKSEYNICEYLALNHGQVFSKERIYESVFGFDGNSDTTAIVEHIKNIRNKFKKVGINPIETVWGIGYKWKE comes from the coding sequence ATGGCATATATTCTAGCGATAGATGATGAGCAAGGCATATTAAAGGTTATAAAAGGTGCCTTAGAAAGAGAAGGACATAATGTAACTATAGTTTCTAATCCTACGGATATATCAAAGGATCAGTATGTAAAATACGATTTAATTTTACTTGACGTAATGATGCCAGAAATAGATGGATTTTCTCTGTGCAAAGAGATACGTAGTCTGGTTGATTGTCCAATTATATTTTTGACAGCAAAAACTATGGAACAAGATATTGTAATGGGATTAAGTATTGGTGGAGATGATTATATATCAAAGCCTTTTGGTATAGGTGAGCTTCGGGCAAGGGTAGCTGCACATTTAAGACGTGAACATAGGGAAAAACAAAATGCTTTTTCTATTTCTGATATAAAATTTAATATAACTGCAAAAGAGGCTTATTATAATGAAGAATTAGTACCTTTTACAAAAAGTGAGTATAATATATGCGAGTATCTTGCTCTAAATCATGGGCAGGTATTTTCCAAGGAGAGAATATATGAAAGTGTATTTGGTTTTGATGGAAATAGCGATACTACAGCGATTGTGGAGCATATTAAAAATATAAGAAATAAGTTTAAGAAGGTAGGAATAAACCCTATAGAAACTGTTTGGGGGATAGGATATAAATGGAAAGAGTGA
- a CDS encoding lantibiotic immunity ABC transporter MutG family permease subunit yields the protein MKILRLLKADFIKMKHTHFYWIHIYLPIIGAIIFLEYYSFSTWNSVNKINGYLEVVSLTFPVVIGIVCSMVIEQEVMAGKFKEMLSIEYGKGMCLVSKILILLLTGLFSLSLAVGIFFAGFQFILRQNTLPVNFYLNIIFIIFGAQIFFYLFHLWLSIKIGSGASIGMGILESLLAALLITGLGDGIWQWIPCGWSVKFCDNFFIKASNSADNFNKLADINTVFSNSAIGFRDCVLFTIVFGIYLGVWFNFFEGRGEK from the coding sequence ATGAAAATTCTTCGCTTATTGAAGGCAGACTTTATAAAAATGAAGCACACACACTTTTATTGGATTCATATTTATTTACCAATTATAGGAGCAATAATATTTTTGGAATATTATTCATTTTCAACTTGGAATTCTGTAAACAAAATAAATGGATATTTAGAAGTAGTATCATTAACATTTCCTGTGGTAATCGGAATTGTATGTTCTATGGTTATAGAACAGGAGGTTATGGCCGGAAAATTTAAAGAAATGCTATCTATAGAATATGGAAAAGGAATGTGTCTTGTGAGTAAAATATTAATTCTACTTCTTACAGGTTTATTTTCGCTTAGTTTAGCGGTTGGCATTTTTTTTGCTGGATTTCAATTTATTTTAAGGCAAAATACTCTACCAGTAAATTTTTACTTAAATATAATTTTTATTATATTTGGAGCTCAAATCTTCTTTTATTTATTTCACCTATGGTTGAGTATTAAAATAGGAAGTGGAGCATCGATAGGAATGGGCATACTTGAAAGCTTATTAGCGGCTTTGCTGATTACAGGACTTGGAGATGGAATATGGCAATGGATACCTTGTGGATGGTCAGTTAAGTTTTGTGATAATTTCTTTATAAAAGCCTCTAATTCTGCAGATAATTTTAATAAACTGGCTGATATTAATACTGTATTTAGTAATAGCGCCATTGGATTTAGAGATTGTGTTTTATTTACAATTGTCTTTGGGATTTATCTTGGAGTTTGGTTTAACTTTTTTGAAGGTAGAGGAGAGAAGTAG
- a CDS encoding lantibiotic immunity ABC transporter MutE/EpiE family permease subunit has protein sequence MLKYFISENMKINHTFVKKLVWIAPIMVILLSGFLASNYFQVDIYNWWYTLILPGAISLGSCLLSKTDGSMKNKAVISLPVDLDKIWIAKILVGVKNIAISCIVIFIAGELSVFFIKMDSISHISMLSGLVGTLVIIITSMWQVPLYFFLGNKIGLFPTIVLSLAVNMFSIVMAVKDFWWINPFSYTSRLMCPILKLLPNGLIAKPESQTFTPELLKSWGIPLGIGISIVLFILITYLTAKWYDRQEAK, from the coding sequence ATGCTTAAATATTTTATTTCAGAAAATATGAAGATAAATCATACGTTTGTAAAGAAATTAGTATGGATAGCACCAATTATGGTAATTCTTCTTTCGGGATTTTTAGCATCAAATTATTTTCAGGTTGATATTTATAATTGGTGGTATACATTAATACTTCCTGGAGCTATATCACTAGGCAGTTGCCTTTTATCAAAAACTGATGGCTCTATGAAAAATAAAGCGGTTATATCACTTCCAGTAGATTTAGATAAAATATGGATTGCTAAAATATTGGTGGGAGTAAAGAATATAGCTATTTCTTGTATAGTTATTTTTATAGCTGGAGAGTTAAGTGTGTTCTTTATTAAAATGGATAGCATATCACATATTTCGATGTTAAGTGGTTTAGTCGGAACTTTAGTGATCATTATAACTTCAATGTGGCAGGTTCCGTTATATTTTTTTCTGGGAAATAAAATAGGATTATTTCCAACTATTGTATTAAGCCTAGCTGTTAATATGTTTTCTATAGTTATGGCAGTAAAGGATTTTTGGTGGATAAATCCTTTTTCGTATACATCTAGACTAATGTGTCCAATTTTGAAATTACTACCAAATGGCTTAATAGCTAAACCCGAAAGTCAAACTTTTACACCAGAATTACTTAAGAGTTGGGGGATACCTCTTGGTATCGGAATTTCAATAGTTTTATTTATATTGATAACTTATTTAACAGCTAAATGGTATGATAGACAGGAGGCAAAGTAA
- a CDS encoding lantibiotic protection ABC transporter ATP-binding protein yields MNEFILETKNLCKNFKKQEAVKDISVLVKKNSIYGLLGPNGAGKSTLLKMVTGMLRANSGEILFDGHKWSRKDLREIGSLIESAPLYENLTAKENLKVRTTVLGLPDSRIEEVLHVVELEGTGKKRAGQFSMGMKQRLGIAIALLNNPKLLILDEPTNGLDPFGIQELRELIRSFPKKGITVILSSHMLSEVEQIADHIGIISGGILGYQGELKKGEDLEKLFIDIAKKYRREK; encoded by the coding sequence ATGAACGAATTTATTTTAGAAACAAAAAACTTATGTAAAAACTTTAAAAAGCAAGAAGCAGTTAAAGATATTTCAGTATTAGTTAAAAAGAATTCAATATATGGGTTGCTTGGTCCAAATGGAGCAGGAAAGTCAACACTATTAAAGATGGTTACGGGAATGCTTAGAGCAAATTCAGGAGAAATCTTATTTGATGGACATAAATGGAGTAGAAAGGATTTACGCGAAATTGGGTCATTAATAGAATCAGCGCCTTTATATGAGAATTTGACGGCAAAAGAGAATTTAAAGGTTCGTACTACAGTACTTGGATTGCCAGATTCAAGAATTGAAGAAGTTCTTCATGTAGTAGAGCTTGAAGGTACAGGTAAAAAGAGAGCAGGACAATTTTCTATGGGGATGAAGCAGAGATTGGGGATTGCTATTGCACTACTTAATAATCCTAAGCTTTTAATTTTAGATGAGCCAACTAATGGACTTGATCCATTTGGAATACAAGAATTAAGAGAGTTAATACGATCTTTTCCAAAGAAAGGCATTACAGTAATATTATCAAGTCATATGTTAAGTGAAGTAGAACAGATCGCTGATCATATTGGAATTATATCTGGAGGTATTTTAGGATATCAAGGAGAATTAAAAAAAGGTGAAGATTTAGAAAAATTATTCATAGATATTGCAAAAAAATATAGGAGGGAGAAATAA
- a CDS encoding DUF975 family protein: MNTRADLKRFAKDQLKGRWGLAIGGIFVAGFLIPIIFNLILRVVRESFGLSLIVFLVTIFVSVAIGVGICRFSLNYAERDSNPKFTDIFSGFSIIHKAVGLYILLTIIVTIGLFLLIVPGIIFIYMFSQSFFILAADNNKSIIQCLKESSAIMKGHKFEYFVLTLSFLGWIILGMIPLCIGLLWVVPYMNVTVATYYLKLRDSYNNNDKIA, from the coding sequence ATGAATACTAGAGCAGACCTGAAGAGATTTGCCAAAGATCAACTAAAAGGGAGGTGGGGACTGGCTATTGGAGGAATTTTTGTTGCTGGATTTCTAATTCCAATTATTTTTAATTTAATTTTAAGAGTTGTTAGAGAAAGTTTTGGTTTGAGTTTAATAGTATTTTTAGTAACAATATTTGTTAGTGTAGCAATAGGAGTTGGCATATGCAGATTTTCTCTAAACTATGCTGAAAGAGATAGTAACCCTAAATTTACAGATATATTTTCAGGATTTTCAATAATTCATAAAGCTGTAGGCCTATATATTTTATTGACTATAATTGTTACTATAGGATTATTTTTATTGATAGTTCCAGGCATTATATTTATATATATGTTTTCACAATCATTTTTTATTTTAGCTGCTGATAATAATAAGTCAATAATTCAATGTTTAAAAGAGAGTTCAGCTATTATGAAAGGTCATAAATTTGAGTACTTCGTCCTTACTTTAAGTTTTTTAGGGTGGATAATACTTGGAATGATTCCACTATGTATAGGGCTATTATGGGTGGTTCCTTATATGAACGTCACAGTGGCTACCTATTACTTAAAACTTAGAGATAGTTATAATAATAATGATAAAATAGCATAA
- a CDS encoding hemolysin family protein, with the protein MDLDPEQTSITSQLILIVILTLINAFFASAEMSIVSLNKNKIKLLEEEGNKKAKLLLKLMEEPTNFLSTVQVGITLAGFFSSASAATGLSKDVALYLKGLNVPYSGQVALALVTIVLSYITLVFGELFPKRIALKKSEAIAMFCIKPLVIIAKIAVPFVRLLSASTNILVKLIGLDKEDLGEKVSKEEIKSYVEAGLEHGVINKTETEMINSIFEFDDKLACEVMTPRTEVYMINIEDPLMEYLDELIDERYSRVPVYEDDTDNIIGILYMKDFFSEARKYGFENVDIRSILHPPYFVPENRNIDRLFKELQSTKKHIAVLVDEYGGFSGIVSIEDLIEEVMGNIDDEYDEDEPSIEEIDNDTFMISGMLSINDFNNYFDTDIKSENYDTMSGFIIEILERIPSNTDEQEIEYENLIFKIEEVKEKRISKIKLYIQKDDEILAVL; encoded by the coding sequence ATGGATTTAGACCCGGAACAGACGAGTATCACGTCACAATTAATTTTAATAGTCATATTGACTTTGATCAATGCATTTTTCGCATCAGCAGAAATGTCTATAGTATCATTAAATAAAAATAAAATAAAGCTTCTTGAGGAAGAAGGAAATAAGAAGGCCAAGCTTTTATTGAAACTTATGGAAGAGCCTACTAATTTTTTATCGACTGTACAGGTAGGAATAACTCTTGCAGGATTTTTTAGTAGTGCTTCAGCAGCAACAGGACTATCAAAGGATGTAGCTCTTTATTTAAAGGGACTTAATGTTCCTTATAGTGGACAAGTTGCATTGGCATTAGTAACAATTGTATTATCTTATATCACATTGGTATTTGGAGAACTTTTTCCAAAAAGAATAGCGCTTAAAAAATCAGAAGCTATTGCAATGTTCTGTATAAAACCATTAGTGATTATAGCTAAAATTGCAGTTCCATTTGTAAGGTTGCTTTCAGCATCAACTAATATATTAGTTAAACTGATTGGGCTCGATAAAGAGGATTTAGGTGAAAAAGTATCAAAAGAGGAAATCAAATCTTATGTAGAAGCTGGACTAGAACATGGAGTCATAAATAAGACTGAAACAGAAATGATAAATAGCATATTTGAGTTTGATGATAAATTAGCATGTGAAGTAATGACACCGAGAACAGAAGTATATATGATTAATATAGAAGATCCATTAATGGAATATTTGGATGAATTGATTGATGAAAGATATTCAAGAGTTCCTGTTTACGAAGATGATACTGATAATATAATTGGTATTCTTTATATGAAGGATTTCTTTAGTGAAGCAAGAAAATATGGATTTGAAAATGTGGATATAAGAAGCATATTGCATCCACCTTATTTTGTTCCAGAAAATAGAAATATTGATAGGTTATTTAAGGAGCTTCAAAGTACTAAAAAGCATATTGCTGTATTAGTAGATGAGTATGGGGGATTTTCAGGTATAGTTTCTATTGAGGATTTAATAGAAGAAGTCATGGGAAATATAGATGATGAATATGATGAGGATGAGCCATCAATAGAAGAAATAGATAATGATACTTTTATGATATCAGGTATGCTTTCAATTAATGATTTTAATAATTACTTCGATACAGATATTAAAAGTGAGAATTATGATACTATGAGTGGTTTTATTATTGAAATTCTTGAACGTATTCCTAGTAATACAGATGAACAAGAGATAGAATATGAAAACTTGATCTTTAAAATAGAAGAAGTAAAGGAAAAAAGAATTAGTAAGATAAAGCTTTATATTCAGAAAGATGATGAAATTTTAGCTGTATTATAA
- the trxB gene encoding thioredoxin-disulfide reductase — protein sequence MDDMTNFYDLIIIGGGPAGLSAAIYGGRAKLKTLVINKGVVGGLVNTTREIVNYPGYEQISGPELMKNFKKHAESFGVEFLRDEVVDADLSLREKLVTTKKGKQFLAKAVIIACGSEPRLLNIPGEKRLQGNGVAYCATCDAEFFEGEHVVVVGSGDQAIEEGMYITKFASKVTVIVLHDEGILDCNKVSSERAFNNEKMEFIWNSTIEEVLGNENVEGVKIKNLKTGNIEEVNCQGVFFFVGMVPSTNFLKNSGLEVDSRGYISANELMETSFEGVYAIGDNRVKYLRQVVSAAGDGATAAVAAERYIEELNDFNESILKSEKRVLLLFLDALVNENLRFRTLIEEVNRELVDCYRIKEVNIATKKNLIGKYNVRNVPEIIVLDHGNEIKRLKYTMDKEQLKSQLS from the coding sequence ATGGACGATATGACTAATTTCTACGATTTGATTATCATAGGTGGCGGACCTGCAGGACTTTCAGCAGCAATTTATGGTGGAAGAGCTAAACTTAAAACTCTGGTAATTAATAAAGGAGTAGTTGGAGGTCTCGTAAATACAACAAGGGAAATAGTTAATTATCCTGGTTATGAACAAATCAGCGGACCAGAACTTATGAAAAACTTTAAGAAACATGCAGAGAGCTTTGGAGTTGAGTTTCTAAGAGATGAAGTAGTAGATGCTGATTTGTCCTTAAGAGAAAAACTTGTTACCACTAAAAAAGGAAAGCAATTCTTAGCTAAAGCTGTGATTATAGCTTGTGGCAGTGAGCCTAGATTATTAAACATCCCTGGGGAAAAGAGACTCCAAGGCAATGGAGTAGCATACTGCGCAACTTGTGATGCAGAGTTTTTTGAAGGAGAACATGTTGTAGTAGTTGGAAGTGGTGATCAGGCCATTGAGGAAGGAATGTACATCACAAAGTTTGCAAGTAAAGTGACTGTCATAGTGCTTCATGATGAAGGGATTCTCGATTGTAATAAAGTAAGTAGCGAAAGGGCCTTCAATAATGAAAAAATGGAGTTTATCTGGAATTCAACCATAGAGGAAGTCCTTGGGAATGAAAATGTAGAAGGCGTAAAAATTAAGAACTTAAAGACTGGAAATATAGAAGAGGTAAACTGCCAAGGTGTATTTTTCTTTGTAGGTATGGTACCATCAACTAATTTTCTAAAAAATAGCGGTCTTGAAGTTGATTCAAGAGGGTATATATCTGCAAATGAACTTATGGAAACTAGCTTTGAAGGAGTTTATGCAATAGGAGATAATAGAGTTAAATATTTAAGACAGGTTGTTTCTGCTGCTGGTGATGGAGCAACTGCGGCTGTGGCAGCTGAGCGTTACATTGAAGAATTAAATGACTTTAATGAAAGTATTCTAAAAAGTGAAAAAAGAGTATTATTACTATTTTTAGATGCTTTAGTTAATGAAAACTTAAGATTTAGAACACTGATAGAAGAGGTAAATAGGGAATTAGTTGATTGTTATAGGATTAAAGAAGTAAATATAGCCACAAAGAAAAATCTTATAGGAAAATATAATGTTAGAAATGTGCCTGAAATAATTGTGTTAGATCATGGTAATGAAATTAAAAGATTAAAGTATACAATGGATAAAGAACAATTAAAAAGTCAATTATCCTAA
- a CDS encoding thioredoxin family protein, whose translation MSLQHLDSNEFDEIIYDNAESSLVIFSRESCSVCQGVVPILEDLKSKYDGKYNFYYVDVEEQKNLFQRFSLKGVPQILFFKDGEYQGKLAGHVEEDAVEEKIVEVFEE comes from the coding sequence ATGTCTTTACAACATTTAGATTCTAATGAATTTGATGAAATTATATATGACAACGCTGAATCCAGCCTAGTGATTTTTTCTAGAGAAAGCTGTAGTGTATGTCAAGGTGTAGTACCAATTTTAGAAGATTTAAAATCAAAATACGATGGTAAGTATAATTTTTATTATGTTGACGTTGAAGAACAAAAGAATTTATTTCAGAGATTTTCTTTAAAAGGTGTTCCTCAAATTCTGTTTTTTAAAGATGGTGAGTACCAAGGAAAATTAGCCGGTCATGTGGAAGAAGATGCAGTTGAAGAAAAAATTGTTGAAGTTTTTGAGGAGTGA